CAGTTCGACGCTACCGCCATGCATCGCCGCGATGCGCTTGACGATGGCCAGACCGAGGCCGGTGCCACGCCCGCCACGGGCCCGGTCACCGCGAATGAAGGGGTTGAAGATGCTGTCGATCTCGGCCGGATCGATGCCGTTGCCACGGTCCAGCACACTCAGCACCACATAGGGCGCGCCCTGATCACCGGCCAGGCTGGCGACCACCTCCACCGCATTGCCACCGCCATGGTTCAGCGCGTTCTCCACCAGGTTGGTGAGCAGGCGCTTGATCGACACCCGGCGCAACGGGAAGGGCGGAATGTTCTCCAGGCACAGACGTACGCGCTCGTCGCCCTGGTTGTACGGCGCCAGGGTCTCGCGCACCAGCTCGGGGAAGTCGGCCTCTTCCACCGGCTCGTCGCGACCGTCACGAATGAAGGCGAGGAACTGATCGAGGATGGCGTCCATGTCCTCGATATCGCGCACCATGTCCTCGGCCAGTTCCGAGTCGTTGTCCATGAATTCCAGCGCCAGGCGCAGGCGCGTCAGCGGCGTGCGCAGGTCGTGGGAGACGCCGGCCAGCATCAGCTCACGCTCGCGCCCGGCCTGTTCGACATCCTCGGCCATCTGATTGAAGGCGCGGTACACCTCGGTCATCTCGCTCGGCGTATCGCTCACCGGCAGGCGCACGCTGCGCCCCTGACCGAGCTGACGAGCGGCGAAGACCAGACGCTTGAGCGGCGCATTGAGCTGACGCACGAAGATCCAGGCAGCCGCAGTGGACAGCAGACCGATACCGAGGAACCAGCCCAGCACGCTCCAGATCCGCTGGCCGCGCAGCGGATGCGGGTACATCGGCACCCGCACCCAGCCATCGCCGAGGCTCGGCGCATGTACCCAGAGCGCCGGCGGCGTGGTTGCGCGCACGCGGGTTTCGGTATCCGGGCCGAGTTCGGTCTGCATCTGCCGCTGGAAGATTTCGCTGTAGGGCCAGTGCTGCTCGCTGGCCGGCACCTTGTCGCGCGGGATGCGCTTGAGCCCCGCCGCCTGGGCGATATGGTCGCGGTCATCGGGACTGGCCGCCCAGTAGGCTCGCAGCGTCAACGCCGCACCGTGACTGTACTGGCGGTCGACCAGCACGTCCTCGTTCATCATCAGGTACACCAGCGTCAGTGCCTTGGAAAACAGCACGACGACGAGCACCAGCCAGAGGGTGCGGGCGAAGAAGCTTTGCGGGAACCAGTAGGGAGCTTTCATCGATACTCGGGCGGGAGTGAGGTGGGGGCATCAGAAAACGCCCCGCCGGAAGAACAGGGCGGATGAATCAGCTCATCCGCCCAGGAAGATCACTTGCTGCCGTCCGGCACGAACACATAGCCCACGCCCCAGACGGTCTGGATATAGCGCGGTTTTGACGGATCCGGCTCGATCAGGCGGCGCAGGCGGCTGATCTGCACATCGATGGAGCGCTCCAGCGCATCC
The sequence above is drawn from the Pseudomonas sp. Z8(2022) genome and encodes:
- a CDS encoding ATP-binding protein, whose amino-acid sequence is MKAPYWFPQSFFARTLWLVLVVVLFSKALTLVYLMMNEDVLVDRQYSHGAALTLRAYWAASPDDRDHIAQAAGLKRIPRDKVPASEQHWPYSEIFQRQMQTELGPDTETRVRATTPPALWVHAPSLGDGWVRVPMYPHPLRGQRIWSVLGWFLGIGLLSTAAAWIFVRQLNAPLKRLVFAARQLGQGRSVRLPVSDTPSEMTEVYRAFNQMAEDVEQAGRERELMLAGVSHDLRTPLTRLRLALEFMDNDSELAEDMVRDIEDMDAILDQFLAFIRDGRDEPVEEADFPELVRETLAPYNQGDERVRLCLENIPPFPLRRVSIKRLLTNLVENALNHGGGNAVEVVASLAGDQGAPYVVLSVLDRGNGIDPAEIDSIFNPFIRGDRARGGRGTGLGLAIVKRIAAMHGGSVELRNRSGGGLEARVRLPLGLLLPRDAV